From Streptomyces sp. NBC_01754, a single genomic window includes:
- the rplA gene encoding 50S ribosomal protein L1, producing MKRSKNLRAADAKIDRERTYAPLEAVRLAKETATTKFDGTVEVAFRLGVDPRKADQMVRGTVNLPHGTGKTARVLVFATGDRAAAAEAAGADLVGADELIDEVAKGRLDFDAVVATPDLMGKVGRLGRVLGPRGLMPNPKTGTVTPDVVKAVNDIKGGKIEFRVDKHSNLHFIIGKVSFDETKLVENYGAALDEILRLKPSAAKGRFIKKASLTTTMGPSIPLDANRVRNLLAEEDPAAV from the coding sequence GTGAAGCGCAGCAAGAACCTCCGCGCTGCGGACGCCAAGATCGACCGGGAGCGTACCTACGCCCCGCTCGAGGCCGTCCGCCTCGCCAAGGAGACCGCCACCACGAAGTTCGACGGCACCGTCGAGGTCGCCTTCCGCCTGGGCGTCGACCCGCGCAAGGCCGACCAGATGGTCCGTGGCACCGTGAACCTCCCGCACGGCACCGGCAAGACCGCCCGGGTCCTGGTCTTCGCGACCGGTGACCGTGCTGCGGCCGCGGAAGCCGCGGGCGCCGACCTCGTCGGCGCCGACGAGCTCATCGACGAGGTGGCGAAGGGCCGTCTGGACTTCGACGCCGTCGTCGCCACGCCGGACCTCATGGGCAAGGTCGGCCGCCTGGGCCGCGTGCTCGGTCCGCGTGGTCTGATGCCGAACCCGAAGACCGGCACCGTCACCCCCGACGTCGTGAAGGCCGTCAACGACATCAAGGGCGGCAAGATCGAGTTCCGCGTCGACAAGCACTCGAACCTGCACTTCATCATCGGCAAGGTCTCCTTCGACGAGACGAAGCTGGTCGAGAACTACGGCGCGGCCCTGGACGAGATCCTCCGTCTCAAGCCGTCCGCCGCGAAGGGCCGCTTCATCAAGAAGGCGTCCCTGACCACCACGATGGGCCCCAGCATCCCGCTGGACGCCAACCGTGTGCGCAACCTCCTGGCCGAGGAGGACCCGGCCGCCGTCTGA
- the rpoB gene encoding DNA-directed RNA polymerase subunit beta, with product MAASRNASTSNTNNGASTAPLRISFAKIKEPLEVPNLLALQTESFDWLLGNAAWKARVEAALDSGQDVPTKSGLEEIFEEISPIEDFSGSMSLTFRDHRFEPPKNSIDECKERDFTFAAPLFVTAEFTNNETGEIKSQTVFMGDFPLMTNKGTFVINGTERVVVSQLVRSPGVYFDSSIDKTSDKDIFSAKIIPSRGAWLEMEIDKRDMVGVRIDRKRKQSVTVLLKALGWTTEQILEEFGEYESMRATLEKDHTQGQDDALLDIYRKLRPGEPPTREAAQTLLENLYFNPKRYDLAKVGRYKVNKKLGADEPLDAGVLTSDDIIATIKYLVKLHAGETETIGESGREIVVETDDIDHFGNRRLRNVGELIQNQVRTGLARMERVVRERMTTQDVEAITPQTLINIRPVVASIKEFFGTSQLSQFMDQNNPLSGLTHKRRLSALGPGGLSRERAGFEVRDVHPSHYGRMCPIETPEGPNIGLIGSLASYGRVNAFGFIETPYRKVVDGQVTDEVDYITADEEDRYVIAQANATLSDELRFTEPRVLVRRRGGEVDYVPGTEVDYMDVSPRQMVSVATAMIPFLEHDDANRALMGANMMRQAVPLIKSEAPLVGTGMEYRCATDAGDVLKAEKDGVVQEVSADYVTVTNDDGTYTTYRIAKFSRSNQGTSVNQKVVVAEGERVVEGQVLADGPATENGEMALGKNLLVAFMPWEGHNYEDAIILSQRLVQDDVLSSIHIEEHEVDARDTKLGPEEITRDIPNVSEEVLADLDERGIIRIGAEVVAGDILVGKVTPKGETELTPEERLLRAIFGEKAREVRDTSLKVPHGEIGKVIGVRVFDREEGDELPPGVNQLVRVYVAQKRKITDGDKLAGRHGNKGVISKILPIEDMPFLEDGTPVDIILNPLGVPSRMNPGQVLEIHLGWLASRGWDVSGLADEWAQRLQTIGADRVAPGTNVATPVFDGAREDEISGLFGATIPNRDGDRLVQPSGKAQLFDGRSGEPFPDPVSVGYMYILKLHHLVDDKLHARSTGPYSMITQQPLGGKAQFGGQRFGEMEVWALEAYGAAYALQELLTIKSDDVTGRVKVYEAIVKGENIPEPGIPESFKVLIKEMQSLCLNVEVLSSDGMSIEMRDTDEDVFRAAEELGIDLSRREPSSVEEV from the coding sequence TTGGCCGCCTCGCGCAACGCCTCGACCTCGAATACGAACAACGGTGCCAGCACCGCTCCGCTGCGCATCTCTTTTGCAAAGATCAAGGAGCCCCTCGAGGTTCCGAACCTCCTCGCGCTGCAGACCGAGAGCTTTGACTGGCTCCTGGGCAACGCCGCGTGGAAGGCTCGCGTCGAGGCTGCTCTGGACAGCGGACAAGACGTCCCCACCAAGTCCGGCCTGGAAGAGATCTTCGAGGAGATCTCGCCGATCGAGGACTTCTCCGGGTCGATGTCGCTCACATTCCGCGACCACCGCTTCGAGCCCCCGAAGAACTCGATCGACGAGTGCAAGGAGCGCGACTTCACGTTCGCCGCCCCCCTCTTCGTCACGGCCGAGTTCACGAACAACGAGACCGGCGAGATCAAGTCGCAGACGGTCTTCATGGGCGACTTCCCGCTCATGACCAACAAGGGCACCTTCGTCATCAACGGCACCGAGCGTGTCGTCGTGTCGCAGCTCGTCCGCTCGCCGGGCGTCTACTTCGACTCCTCCATCGACAAGACGTCCGACAAGGACATCTTCTCCGCCAAGATCATCCCCTCCCGGGGTGCCTGGCTGGAGATGGAGATCGACAAGCGCGACATGGTCGGTGTCCGCATCGACCGCAAGCGCAAGCAGTCCGTCACCGTCCTCCTGAAGGCCCTCGGCTGGACCACCGAGCAGATCCTCGAGGAGTTCGGCGAGTACGAGTCCATGCGCGCCACCCTGGAGAAGGACCACACCCAGGGCCAGGACGACGCGCTGCTCGACATCTACCGCAAGCTCCGCCCGGGCGAGCCGCCCACACGCGAGGCCGCTCAGACGCTGCTCGAGAACCTCTACTTCAACCCGAAGCGCTACGACCTCGCGAAGGTCGGCCGCTACAAGGTGAACAAGAAGCTCGGCGCCGACGAGCCGCTCGACGCGGGTGTCCTCACCAGCGACGACATCATCGCCACCATCAAGTACCTGGTGAAGCTGCACGCCGGCGAGACCGAGACGATCGGTGAGTCCGGCCGGGAGATCGTCGTCGAGACCGACGACATCGACCACTTCGGCAACCGCCGCCTGCGCAACGTCGGCGAGCTCATCCAGAACCAGGTCCGTACGGGTCTCGCCCGTATGGAGCGCGTCGTGCGTGAGCGCATGACCACCCAGGACGTCGAGGCGATCACGCCGCAGACCCTGATCAACATCCGGCCGGTCGTCGCCTCCATCAAGGAGTTCTTCGGCACCAGCCAGCTGTCGCAGTTCATGGACCAGAACAACCCGCTGTCGGGTCTCACCCACAAGCGCCGTCTGTCGGCGCTCGGCCCGGGTGGTCTCTCCCGTGAGCGGGCCGGCTTCGAGGTCCGTGACGTGCACCCGTCCCACTACGGACGCATGTGCCCGATCGAGACTCCCGAAGGCCCGAACATCGGCCTGATCGGTTCGCTCGCCTCGTACGGCCGCGTCAACGCGTTCGGCTTCATCGAGACGCCGTACCGCAAGGTCGTCGACGGCCAGGTCACCGACGAGGTCGACTACATCACGGCCGACGAGGAGGACCGCTACGTCATCGCCCAGGCGAACGCGACACTCTCGGACGAACTGCGCTTCACCGAGCCCCGCGTCCTGGTCCGCCGCCGTGGCGGGGAGGTCGACTACGTGCCCGGCACGGAGGTCGACTACATGGACGTCTCGCCGCGCCAGATGGTGTCCGTCGCCACCGCGATGATCCCGTTCCTGGAGCACGACGACGCCAACCGTGCCCTCATGGGCGCGAACATGATGCGCCAGGCCGTTCCGCTCATCAAGTCCGAGGCCCCGCTCGTGGGCACCGGCATGGAGTACCGCTGCGCCACCGACGCCGGTGACGTGCTCAAGGCCGAGAAGGACGGTGTGGTCCAGGAGGTCTCCGCGGACTACGTCACCGTCACCAACGACGACGGCACGTACACCACGTACCGCATCGCCAAGTTCTCGCGCTCCAACCAGGGGACCTCGGTCAACCAGAAGGTCGTCGTCGCCGAGGGCGAGCGTGTCGTCGAGGGCCAGGTCCTCGCCGACGGGCCCGCCACCGAGAACGGCGAGATGGCGCTCGGCAAGAACCTCCTCGTGGCGTTCATGCCATGGGAGGGCCACAACTACGAGGACGCGATCATCCTGTCGCAGCGCCTCGTGCAGGACGACGTCCTCTCCTCGATCCACATCGAGGAGCACGAGGTCGACGCCCGTGACACCAAGCTCGGCCCGGAGGAGATCACCCGGGACATCCCGAACGTCTCCGAGGAGGTCCTCGCCGACCTCGACGAGCGCGGCATCATCCGCATCGGTGCCGAGGTCGTCGCCGGCGACATCCTCGTCGGCAAGGTCACGCCCAAGGGTGAGACCGAGCTGACCCCCGAGGAGCGCCTGCTCCGCGCGATCTTCGGTGAGAAGGCGCGCGAGGTGCGCGACACCTCGCTGAAGGTCCCGCACGGCGAGATCGGCAAGGTCATCGGCGTCCGCGTCTTCGACCGCGAAGAGGGCGACGAGCTGCCGCCGGGCGTGAACCAGCTGGTCCGCGTCTACGTCGCGCAGAAGCGCAAGATCACCGACGGTGACAAGCTCGCCGGACGCCACGGCAACAAGGGCGTCATCTCCAAGATCCTGCCGATCGAGGACATGCCGTTCCTGGAGGACGGCACCCCGGTCGACATCATCCTCAACCCGCTGGGTGTGCCGTCCCGGATGAACCCGGGACAGGTCCTGGAGATCCACCTCGGCTGGCTCGCCAGCCGCGGCTGGGACGTCTCCGGCCTCGCTGACGAGTGGGCCCAGCGCCTGCAGACCATTGGCGCCGACCGGGTCGCCCCCGGCACCAACGTCGCCACGCCCGTCTTCGACGGTGCGCGCGAGGACGAGATCTCCGGCCTCTTCGGAGCCACGATCCCGAACCGCGACGGCGACCGCCTGGTGCAGCCCTCCGGGAAGGCCCAGCTGTTCGACGGCCGCTCCGGTGAGCCGTTCCCGGACCCGGTCTCGGTCGGGTACATGTACATCCTCAAGCTGCACCACCTGGTCGACGACAAGCTCCACGCGCGTTCGACCGGCCCGTACTCCATGATCACGCAGCAGCCGCTGGGTGGTAAGGCGCAGTTCGGTGGGCAGCGGTTCGGCGAGATGGAGGTGTGGGCCCTTGAGGCGTACGGAGCCGCATACGCCCTCCAGGAACTGCTGACGATCAAGTCCGACGACGTGACCGGCCGCGTGAAGGTCTACGAGGCCATCGTCAAGGGGGAGAACATCCCCGAGCCGGGCATCCCCGAGTCCTTCAAGGTGCTCATCAAGGAGATGCAGTCCCTCTGCCTCAACGTGGAGGTGCTGTCCTCGGACGGCATGTCCATCGAGATGCGCGACACGGACGAGGACGTCTTCCGCGCGGCGGAGGAGCTCGGTATCGACCTGTCCCGGCGCGAGCCGAGCAGCGTCGAAGAGGTCTGA
- the rplL gene encoding 50S ribosomal protein L7/L12 → MAKLSQDDLLEQFEGMTLIELSEFVKAFEEKFDVTAAAPAAVVAAGPGAPAAEAAVEQDEFDVILTGAGEKKIQVIKVVRELTSLGLKEAKDLVDGAPKPVLEKVAKEAAEKAAESLKGAGASVEVK, encoded by the coding sequence ATGGCGAAGCTGTCCCAGGACGACCTGCTCGAGCAGTTCGAAGGCATGACCCTCATCGAGCTCTCCGAGTTCGTGAAGGCCTTCGAGGAGAAGTTCGACGTCACCGCCGCCGCCCCGGCCGCTGTCGTCGCCGCGGGCCCGGGTGCCCCGGCCGCCGAGGCCGCTGTCGAGCAGGACGAGTTCGACGTCATCCTCACCGGCGCCGGCGAGAAGAAGATCCAGGTCATCAAGGTCGTGCGTGAGCTGACCTCGCTGGGCCTGAAGGAGGCCAAGGACCTCGTGGACGGCGCTCCGAAGCCGGTCCTCGAGAAGGTCGCCAAGGAGGCCGCGGAGAAGGCTGCCGAGTCCCTCAAGGGCGCCGGCGCCTCCGTCGAGGTCAAGTGA
- the rplJ gene encoding 50S ribosomal protein L10 has product MARPDKAAAVAELTDQFRSSNAAVLTEYRGLTVAQLKELRRSLGENAQYAVVKNTLTKIAANEAGINALDDLFTGPTAVAFVTGDPVESAKGLRDFAKDNPDLVIKGGVLDGKALSADEIKKLADLESREVLLSKLAGAMKGKQSQAAALFQALPSKFVRTAEALRAKKEEQGGAGTPAPAEAAE; this is encoded by the coding sequence ATGGCAAGGCCCGACAAGGCCGCCGCGGTGGCCGAGCTGACGGACCAGTTCCGCAGCTCGAACGCCGCCGTGCTGACCGAGTACCGGGGTCTCACCGTGGCTCAGCTCAAGGAGCTGCGCCGTTCCCTCGGTGAGAACGCCCAGTACGCCGTGGTGAAGAACACGCTGACCAAGATCGCGGCCAACGAGGCCGGGATCAACGCGCTGGACGACCTGTTCACGGGTCCGACGGCGGTTGCCTTCGTCACCGGTGACCCGGTGGAGTCGGCGAAGGGTCTTCGTGACTTCGCCAAGGACAACCCCGATCTCGTCATCAAGGGCGGTGTCCTTGACGGCAAGGCGCTGTCCGCCGACGAGATCAAGAAGCTCGCGGACCTCGAGTCCCGCGAGGTTCTGCTCTCCAAGCTGGCCGGTGCCATGAAGGGCAAGCAGTCTCAGGCTGCCGCGCTCTTCCAGGCGCTGCCCTCGAAGTTCGTCCGCACCGCGGAAGCGCTTCGCGCCAAGAAGGAAGAGCAGGGCGGTGCCGGTACTCCGGCTCCCGCCGAGGCCGCCGAGTAA
- the rplK gene encoding 50S ribosomal protein L11 has protein sequence MPPKKKKVTGLIKLQINAGAANPAPPVGPALGQHGVNIMEFCKAYNAATESQRGMVVPVEITVYEDRSFTFVTKTPPAAKLILKAAGVDKGSGEPHKNKVAKLTADQVREIATTKLPDLNANNLDAATKIIAGTARSMGVTVEG, from the coding sequence ATGCCTCCCAAGAAGAAGAAGGTCACGGGGCTTATCAAGCTCCAGATCAACGCCGGTGCGGCCAACCCGGCCCCGCCGGTCGGTCCCGCACTGGGCCAGCACGGCGTCAACATCATGGAGTTCTGCAAGGCCTACAACGCCGCGACCGAGTCGCAGCGCGGCATGGTCGTGCCGGTGGAGATCACGGTCTACGAGGACCGCTCCTTCACCTTCGTCACGAAGACTCCGCCGGCCGCCAAGCTGATCCTCAAGGCCGCGGGTGTGGACAAGGGATCCGGCGAGCCGCACAAGAACAAGGTCGCCAAGCTCACGGCCGACCAGGTCCGCGAGATCGCCACGACGAAGCTCCCCGACCTGAACGCCAACAACCTCGACGCCGCGACGAAGATCATCGCCGGCACCGCCCGTTCCATGGGCGTCACGGTCGAAGGCTGA